The proteins below come from a single Pedobacter aquae genomic window:
- a CDS encoding 4a-hydroxytetrahydrobiopterin dehydratase, producing MNWKEENNSLYKSFSFKDFAEAFAFMKRVAVLAEEAQHHPTWKNTYNKVEIWLQTHDEGNIVTEKDKALAQAIDALL from the coding sequence ATGAACTGGAAAGAAGAAAATAATTCACTTTACAAAAGCTTCAGCTTTAAAGATTTTGCTGAAGCTTTTGCTTTTATGAAAAGAGTTGCAGTTTTAGCAGAAGAAGCCCAGCATCATCCCACATGGAAAAACACCTATAATAAGGTTGAAATTTGGCTTCAAACCCATGATGAAGGAAATATCGTTACAGAAAAAGATAAAGCTTTAGCCCAAGCTATTGATGCGCTTTTATAA
- a CDS encoding membrane or secreted protein: MKKPLRIFKIFLLLLMMTTTQDLIAQLKGAWHLKDGDTNHLLLIEHDFIFHTIYKDNEFINLHGGTFERTDKELVINMLVHNLNADAVGKKIHLPYTFLNDELTLMPGSKILKFKRVDDGNAPLAGVWRITSRMQPDGKVVPIHQTGTRVTYKILTGSKFQWLAIDPAVKLFNGTGGGSYTFKDGKYVETIEFFSRDNNRVGASLSFDGKLENGDWHHSGLSSKGEKIYEIWSQVK, from the coding sequence ATGAAAAAGCCTCTTCGTATTTTTAAAATCTTTTTACTTTTATTGATGATGACTACTACACAAGATTTAATAGCACAATTAAAAGGTGCTTGGCATTTAAAAGATGGTGATACCAACCATTTATTATTAATAGAGCATGACTTTATTTTCCATACCATTTATAAGGATAACGAGTTTATAAATTTACATGGCGGTACTTTTGAGCGTACCGATAAAGAGCTGGTGATTAATATGTTGGTACATAATCTTAATGCCGATGCTGTGGGCAAAAAAATACATTTACCTTATACTTTCTTAAATGATGAACTTACTTTAATGCCTGGCAGTAAGATTCTAAAATTTAAAAGAGTTGATGATGGTAATGCACCTTTGGCTGGCGTTTGGCGTATAACCTCTAGAATGCAGCCCGATGGTAAAGTTGTACCTATACACCAAACAGGTACCAGAGTTACTTATAAAATATTAACAGGAAGTAAGTTCCAATGGTTGGCTATAGACCCAGCTGTTAAGTTGTTTAATGGTACTGGTGGAGGTTCTTATACTTTTAAAGATGGTAAATATGTAGAAACAATTGAGTTTTTCTCTAGAGATAATAATAGAGTAGGTGCTTCTTTAAGCTTTGATGGCAAACTAGAAAATGGCGACTGGCACCACAGCGGTTTAAGCTCTAAAGGAGAAAAAATTTACGAAATCTGGTCGCAGGTTAAATAA
- a CDS encoding TonB-dependent receptor — protein sequence MKFYLIMVWYILAIVNTYAQDISGIVYEEFTKTPISGAIIKVENQNLVSLTDASGAFYIKSSKDSTNLFITALGYENQEFIVKTNHTVYIALKQNNSNLNEVVVTANREASLRSQTPIAISKLSAKLIDETKANQVFEIINKTPGVIMPSYNNEQHGMSIRQPMGTSAYYLYLEDGVPIRPLGVFNHNALLEVNQFVINSIEVVKGPVSSIYGPEAVGGAINFIMQRPTPVPTAKVGVQFDNWGFRRIQFGAGAQLKKFGFYIGGLSSKQTNSWMASSDYDKTSLNARLEYNFSNKTRLIGNFIYGTYYSQMAGNVDSTMFYSRNYVSTSDFTYRKSDAYRSRLTLEHDWNSHSKSFITLFHRNNKHGQNPSYAIRWNPVSSATNDPTKARGELNSNDFESYGFIAQHSQKFNFLNSKLLAGAVLDLTENTYWSYLIDLNAQLDPSNRFVEKYSIARERPDSPIANYNGDIKNYATYLQYDFEPVNKLRFSVGGRYDVMDLDYINNINSTSGNIIYQRFTPKIGATYEIDKNKGVYANFSQGFSPPSLTAIFRPRPNTNPVEFYTNLSPAYFNNYELGGWISFLKNKFYLDVTAYQMDGRNELLNIRQPDNSFDFQSAGKTLHRGLEFGFNAKPTAEYWFRFGGTTAIHRFKDFKISDRPNDPFQNLAGFDMPSSPRWTWNSEFSYYPKWVKNFRTSIEWQYLSSWYQNQINTVKYEGYHLLNYRVGYKWKAIELYANIMNFTDELFANSATRGNNLTDRSTFNPGAPRTYVMGIQYNFTGKNKIN from the coding sequence ATGAAATTTTATTTGATAATGGTTTGGTACATCCTCGCCATTGTAAACACTTATGCACAAGATATAAGTGGAATCGTATATGAGGAGTTTACAAAAACACCCATCAGTGGAGCTATTATTAAAGTTGAAAACCAGAATTTGGTAAGTTTAACCGATGCTTCCGGAGCTTTTTATATCAAAAGCTCAAAAGATAGTACAAATTTGTTTATAACAGCTTTAGGTTATGAAAATCAAGAATTTATTGTAAAAACTAATCATACAGTTTATATCGCTTTAAAGCAAAATAACAGCAATTTAAATGAGGTTGTTGTTACAGCAAACAGAGAGGCTTCTTTAAGAAGCCAAACTCCTATAGCTATTAGTAAATTATCGGCAAAGCTTATTGATGAGACAAAGGCTAATCAGGTTTTTGAAATCATTAATAAAACACCAGGAGTTATCATGCCGAGTTATAATAACGAGCAACATGGAATGTCTATAAGGCAACCTATGGGCACAAGTGCTTATTATTTATATCTGGAAGACGGTGTACCCATAAGACCTTTAGGAGTTTTTAATCATAATGCTTTATTGGAAGTTAACCAATTTGTTATCAATAGTATTGAAGTTGTAAAAGGACCTGTTTCCTCTATTTACGGACCCGAAGCTGTGGGTGGGGCTATTAATTTTATTATGCAAAGGCCTACCCCCGTACCTACTGCAAAAGTGGGCGTTCAGTTTGACAATTGGGGATTTAGACGGATACAATTTGGAGCCGGAGCTCAACTAAAAAAGTTTGGCTTTTATATTGGAGGCTTAAGCAGTAAACAAACCAATTCTTGGATGGCAAGTTCTGATTATGATAAAACATCATTAAATGCCAGATTAGAATACAATTTTAGTAATAAAACTCGCCTCATAGGAAACTTCATCTACGGAACTTATTATTCGCAAATGGCCGGAAACGTAGATAGTACCATGTTTTACAGCAGAAATTATGTAAGTACATCAGATTTTACTTATAGAAAATCTGATGCTTACCGTTCTCGCTTAACCTTAGAACATGATTGGAATAGCCATTCTAAATCTTTCATTACGCTATTTCATAGAAACAATAAGCATGGACAAAATCCAAGTTATGCCATTAGATGGAATCCTGTATCAAGTGCAACAAACGACCCTACCAAGGCCCGAGGTGAACTAAACTCTAATGATTTTGAGAGTTACGGATTCATCGCTCAACATAGTCAAAAGTTTAATTTTTTAAACTCGAAACTTCTTGCAGGTGCAGTTTTAGATTTAACAGAAAACACCTATTGGTCTTATTTAATTGATTTAAATGCACAACTAGATCCAAGTAATAGATTTGTAGAAAAGTATAGTATAGCTAGAGAAAGACCAGATTCTCCAATAGCAAATTATAATGGCGATATAAAAAACTATGCCACCTATTTACAATATGATTTTGAGCCTGTCAATAAGTTACGCTTTTCAGTTGGTGGCAGATATGATGTGATGGATTTAGATTATATCAATAACATTAATTCAACATCTGGGAATATCATTTACCAAAGGTTTACGCCTAAAATTGGCGCAACTTATGAGATTGATAAAAATAAGGGTGTTTATGCTAATTTTTCTCAGGGCTTTTCGCCGCCATCTTTAACTGCTATTTTCAGACCAAGACCTAATACCAATCCGGTAGAATTTTATACCAATTTAAGCCCTGCTTACTTTAATAATTATGAATTGGGAGGATGGATTTCTTTTCTTAAAAACAAATTTTATTTGGATGTTACGGCTTACCAAATGGATGGCAGAAATGAATTGCTCAATATCCGTCAACCAGATAATTCTTTTGATTTTCAGTCGGCAGGAAAAACCTTACACCGTGGTTTAGAATTTGGATTTAACGCCAAACCAACAGCAGAATACTGGTTTAGATTTGGAGGTACAACCGCCATCCATCGTTTTAAAGATTTTAAAATTAGCGATAGACCAAATGACCCATTTCAAAACCTAGCTGGGTTTGACATGCCTAGCTCACCACGCTGGACATGGAATAGCGAATTTTCATATTATCCTAAATGGGTTAAAAACTTTAGAACATCTATAGAATGGCAATATCTTTCATCCTGGTATCAAAACCAAATTAATACGGTAAAGTATGAAGGTTATCATTTGTTAAATTATCGAGTTGGCTATAAGTGGAAAGCTATTGAGCTTTATGCCAATATTATGAATTTTACTGATGAGTTATTTGCAAACTCGGCAACTAGAGGTAATAACCTTACTGATAGAAGCACCTTTAACCCTGGTGCGCCAAGAACGTATGTAATGGGTATTCAATATAATTTTACTGGTAAGAATAAAATCAATTAA
- a CDS encoding PepSY domain-containing protein has translation MKKYIKQNIYKWHKIIGLITIIPVIFWTLSGLMHPFMAHWFKPTLPKEKLEISVIDTTKIKYSIQEVLKAHQIHRFLNFRIVYFKGNSYYQIISIDKKIRYFNTTTSEELLNGDQHYATYLAKYYLADTAIKPSNISLQTTFSQDYKYINRLLPVWKLSFDKNGGTDLFIETTSSRLATFNNQNRKNFLLIFDLFHNWSFLDAISNNQIRIVMMMICLSIIILSALSGILIYGFMWGKFKKTPINSKSILKKYHRQIGIATAFVTLTFAASGAYHATTKWNPNKETGLKYEPIIKIEHLKKDFLKLNLFWDKLSNISIVTLKKDTLYQVVYNKTDDEPQEILYFNVRTGKETLNADIEYAKYLVKKFTSTTQQEDIILPDCCLKTDENNNFFEAKLLNTKTLYSFSRDYGFVFKRLPVVQLDYDTPQNDTYFIDTQFSTLASHITDEDRIEGYSFAIFHKFLFMDWAGKNIRDFTMLISALGVLIVSLFGLAIFIKK, from the coding sequence ATGAAAAAATATATCAAACAAAACATCTATAAATGGCATAAAATTATAGGTTTAATTACCATTATACCTGTAATTTTTTGGACATTATCTGGCCTTATGCATCCATTTATGGCCCATTGGTTTAAACCTACTTTGCCAAAAGAAAAATTAGAGATTAGCGTAATAGATACTACAAAAATAAAATACAGTATTCAAGAAGTTTTAAAAGCGCATCAAATACACCGATTTTTAAACTTCCGTATTGTTTATTTTAAAGGAAACTCTTATTATCAAATTATAAGTATAGATAAAAAGATAAGATATTTTAATACAACAACTAGCGAAGAACTCTTAAACGGTGACCAGCATTATGCTACATATTTAGCAAAATATTATTTAGCAGATACAGCTATTAAGCCTTCAAATATCAGCTTACAAACTACTTTTAGCCAAGACTATAAATACATCAATCGGCTTTTACCAGTTTGGAAATTATCTTTTGATAAAAACGGAGGTACAGACTTATTTATAGAAACCACTAGCAGTCGCTTAGCTACTTTTAATAATCAAAACCGTAAAAATTTCCTCTTAATTTTTGATTTATTTCATAATTGGTCTTTTTTAGATGCTATAAGCAATAACCAAATACGTATTGTAATGATGATGATTTGCTTAAGCATCATTATATTATCAGCGCTAAGCGGAATACTTATTTATGGATTTATGTGGGGTAAATTCAAAAAAACACCTATAAATAGTAAAAGTATTCTGAAAAAGTACCACAGGCAAATTGGCATTGCGACCGCTTTTGTTACCTTAACTTTTGCTGCTAGTGGCGCTTATCATGCTACCACAAAATGGAATCCAAACAAAGAAACAGGATTAAAATATGAGCCTATCATTAAAATAGAGCACCTCAAAAAAGACTTTTTAAAGCTTAATCTATTTTGGGATAAATTATCCAATATTTCAATTGTTACTTTAAAAAAGGACACTTTATATCAAGTAGTTTATAATAAAACAGATGACGAGCCTCAAGAAATTTTATATTTTAATGTTAGAACTGGCAAAGAAACTTTAAATGCTGATATTGAGTATGCTAAGTATTTAGTTAAAAAGTTTACTTCTACTACACAACAAGAAGATATTATTTTACCAGATTGCTGCTTAAAAACCGATGAAAACAATAATTTTTTTGAAGCAAAACTATTAAATACAAAGACACTGTATTCTTTTTCAAGAGATTATGGTTTTGTATTTAAAAGGCTGCCTGTTGTGCAGTTAGATTATGATACCCCGCAAAACGACACCTATTTTATTGATACCCAATTTTCAACCTTAGCTTCTCATATAACAGATGAAGATAGAATAGAAGGTTATAGTTTTGCCATATTTCACAAATTCTTGTTTATGGATTGGGCTGGTAAAAACATTAGAGATTTTACCATGTTAATTTCAGCACTAGGTGTATTAATTGTAAGTTTGTTTGGCCTTGCCATATTTATTAAAAAATAA
- a CDS encoding SCO family protein, whose product MKINILIAISSLFLTIVSCKQNPAKLPILGNREVAANGKDTVYQSIPDFNLLNQDSVYINNDSLKDKIYVADFFFTSCPSICPIMKKQLLRIHDKYKDNNQVAIVSHTIDPKHDSVPVLKKYADKLGVSSKKWHFLYGDRDVIYNMARNGYMNYADRDSLAPGGISHSGYFILVDKNRHIRGAYDGTDEKQVSQLMDDMDILLAEYK is encoded by the coding sequence ATGAAAATCAATATTTTAATAGCTATTTCTTCTTTATTTCTAACAATAGTATCATGTAAGCAAAACCCTGCTAAACTGCCTATTTTGGGTAATCGTGAAGTTGCTGCTAATGGTAAAGATACTGTTTATCAAAGCATTCCTGATTTCAACTTATTAAATCAGGATAGCGTTTATATAAATAACGATTCTTTGAAAGATAAAATCTATGTTGCTGATTTTTTCTTTACCTCCTGCCCTTCTATATGCCCAATTATGAAGAAGCAGTTATTGCGTATTCATGATAAGTATAAAGATAATAACCAAGTAGCTATCGTATCACATACTATAGACCCTAAGCATGATAGTGTACCCGTTTTAAAAAAATATGCAGATAAACTCGGCGTAAGCAGTAAAAAATGGCACTTTTTATATGGCGATAGAGATGTTATTTACAATATGGCCCGTAATGGTTATATGAATTATGCCGATAGAGATTCTTTAGCACCAGGAGGTATCAGTCACTCTGGCTATTTTATTTTAGTAGATAAAAACAGGCATATTAGAGGCGCTTATGATGGTACTGATGAAAAGCAAGTAAGCCAACTGATGGATGATATGGATATTTTATTAGCCGAGTATAAATGA
- a CDS encoding c-type cytochrome: MRAKIISLAFSMLIACIFLNACTEDEVKYQRYYADGSQVYQVHCQNCHMKDGSGLANVIPPLTDSTFLRENRKDLACYIVYGLSDTIVVNGITYQTPMPAEKHLAAIDIAKVLTYITNSFGNKQGIYDVKEVEKNINNCK, encoded by the coding sequence ATGAGAGCAAAAATTATAAGTTTGGCCTTTAGTATGCTCATTGCTTGTATCTTTCTAAACGCTTGTACTGAGGATGAAGTAAAATACCAACGCTATTATGCGGATGGTTCTCAGGTTTACCAAGTACATTGCCAAAATTGCCACATGAAAGATGGAAGTGGTTTGGCAAATGTCATCCCTCCTTTAACAGATAGCACTTTTTTAAGAGAGAACAGAAAAGACTTGGCTTGCTATATTGTTTATGGTTTATCAGATACTATAGTGGTAAATGGTATAACGTACCAAACTCCTATGCCTGCAGAAAAACATTTAGCAGCAATAGATATTGCTAAGGTTTTAACTTATATCACCAACTCATTTGGTAATAAGCAAGGTATTTATGATGTTAAGGAAGTAGAAAAGAATATCAATAACTGTAAGTAA
- a CDS encoding sigma-54-dependent transcriptional regulator: MAKILIIDDERAIRNTLREILEYEDFEIEDVDNGVDGLDLIKRKNYDLVLCDIKMNRMDGMEVLSAGLEIRPDLPFIMISGHGTVETAVEASKKGAFDFISKPPDLNRLLITVRNALDRGSLVTETKVLKQKVSKTKTREILGESPSINKIKETIERVAPTEARVLVTGANGSGKELVARWLHEKSNRAQGPMVEVNCAAIPSELIESELFGHEKGSFTSAVKQRIGKFEQANGGTLFLDEIGDMSASAQAKVLRALQESKITRVGGEKEIDVNVRVVAATNKDLLKEIEAGNFRMDLYHRLNVIHIHVPPLVERKSDIPLLSETFCEEICNDYGMPVKKISAGAYEALKNLPWTGNIRELRNVIERLIILSDKTITEDDVKAFSNPSGSIYEPETTSKSSGLNFDEFVNFQDYKDYAEKEYIKFKLEKNNWNVSKTAEDIDIQRSHLYSKIEKFGLKRGE; this comes from the coding sequence ATGGCAAAAATTTTAATTATTGATGATGAAAGAGCTATCAGAAATACGCTAAGAGAAATTTTAGAGTATGAAGATTTTGAAATTGAAGATGTAGACAACGGCGTTGACGGTTTAGACTTAATTAAAAGAAAGAATTATGATTTAGTTCTTTGCGATATTAAGATGAATAGAATGGATGGAATGGAAGTTCTATCTGCAGGCTTAGAAATAAGACCTGATTTACCTTTCATCATGATATCAGGACATGGAACCGTTGAAACTGCTGTTGAAGCTTCTAAAAAAGGTGCCTTTGATTTTATTTCTAAACCGCCAGATTTAAATCGTTTATTAATTACCGTAAGAAATGCTTTAGATAGAGGTTCTTTAGTTACAGAAACTAAGGTATTAAAGCAAAAAGTAAGTAAAACCAAAACCAGAGAAATTTTAGGCGAATCTCCATCTATCAATAAAATTAAAGAAACCATAGAAAGGGTTGCCCCTACAGAGGCCCGTGTTTTAGTTACTGGAGCCAATGGAAGTGGTAAAGAACTGGTAGCAAGATGGCTACACGAAAAATCTAACAGGGCTCAAGGGCCTATGGTTGAGGTAAACTGTGCTGCTATCCCATCAGAATTGATAGAATCAGAATTATTTGGACATGAAAAGGGTTCTTTTACATCAGCTGTAAAACAGCGTATTGGTAAGTTTGAGCAAGCTAATGGTGGTACGCTATTTTTAGATGAAATTGGCGATATGAGTGCATCAGCGCAAGCGAAAGTTTTAAGAGCTTTACAAGAAAGTAAAATTACCAGAGTAGGCGGCGAAAAAGAAATAGATGTTAACGTAAGAGTGGTTGCTGCTACCAATAAAGATTTGCTTAAAGAAATTGAAGCGGGTAATTTTAGAATGGACCTTTACCACAGACTAAACGTTATCCATATCCATGTACCGCCTTTGGTAGAAAGAAAAAGTGATATTCCACTATTGTCTGAGACCTTTTGTGAAGAAATTTGCAATGATTATGGAATGCCTGTTAAAAAAATATCAGCCGGAGCTTATGAAGCACTTAAAAATTTACCTTGGACAGGTAACATACGTGAGCTTAGAAATGTGATAGAACGTTTAATTATTTTAAGCGATAAAACCATTACAGAGGATGATGTTAAAGCTTTCTCCAACCCTAGTGGAAGTATTTATGAGCCAGAAACTACCAGTAAATCATCGGGCTTAAACTTTGATGAATTTGTTAATTTCCAAGACTATAAAGATTATGCCGAGAAAGAGTATATCAAATTTAAGCTAGAAAAAAACAATTGGAACGTTTCTAAAACAGCCGAAGATATTGATATCCAAAGAAGTCACCTTTACTCTAAAATTGAGAAATTTGGCCTAAAAAGAGGCGAATAA
- the lepA gene encoding translation elongation factor 4: protein MKHIRNFCIIAHIDHGKSTLADRLLEYTKTITQREAQAQLLDDMDLERERGITIKSHAIQMNYLYDGQEYILNLIDTPGHVDFSYEVSRSIAACEGALLIVDASQGIQAQTISNLYLALEQDLHIIPILNKMDLPGAMPEEVKDQIVDLIGCDRDEIIPASGKTGLGIEAILEAVIKRVPAPVGDPQAPLQALIFDSVFNSFRGIIAYFKVVNGEIRKNDRVKFVATGKEYIADEVGILKLTPQAKDVVKTGDVGYIISGIKEAREVKVGDTIVLKDKPVEGIQGFEEVKPMVFAGIYPVDTDEFEELREAMHKLQLNDASLVFEPESSAALGFGFRCGFLGMLHMEIIQERLEREFDMTVITTVPNVSYIAHSTKGDPIIVNNPSELPDPSKLEFVEEPYIKANIITKAEFVGPVMSLCIQKRGVIVNQHYLTSDRVELIFEMPMGEIVFDFYDRLKTISKGYASFDYHQIGYKQSDLVKLDIMLNGEHVDALSSLIHRSNSYDFGKKICEKLRELIPRQQFEIAIQASIGAKIIARENVRALRKDVTAKCYGGDISRKRKLLEKQKKGKKRMRQVGNVEIPQSAFMAVLKLD, encoded by the coding sequence ATGAAGCATATACGTAATTTTTGCATTATAGCACATATAGATCATGGTAAGAGTACTCTTGCTGATAGACTATTAGAATATACTAAAACCATTACCCAACGTGAAGCGCAAGCACAATTGCTGGATGATATGGATTTAGAACGAGAACGTGGGATAACGATTAAAAGTCATGCTATACAAATGAATTATTTGTATGATGGCCAAGAATATATCTTAAACCTGATTGATACACCCGGACACGTAGATTTTTCTTATGAAGTTTCGCGTTCTATTGCTGCTTGTGAAGGTGCTTTGTTAATTGTTGATGCTTCACAAGGCATACAAGCGCAAACCATTTCTAACCTTTATTTAGCTTTAGAGCAAGATTTACATATCATCCCTATTTTAAACAAGATGGATTTACCTGGTGCTATGCCAGAAGAAGTAAAAGATCAAATTGTTGATTTAATAGGTTGTGATAGGGATGAGATTATACCTGCGTCTGGTAAAACCGGGTTAGGTATTGAAGCTATCTTAGAAGCTGTTATAAAACGTGTTCCAGCTCCTGTTGGCGATCCTCAAGCACCACTTCAAGCGCTTATTTTCGATTCTGTTTTTAACTCATTCCGTGGTATTATAGCTTATTTTAAAGTTGTAAACGGCGAAATTAGAAAAAATGACAGGGTAAAATTTGTTGCTACAGGCAAAGAATATATTGCTGATGAAGTTGGTATTTTAAAACTAACGCCACAAGCTAAAGATGTTGTTAAAACTGGTGATGTAGGTTATATCATTTCTGGTATTAAAGAAGCAAGAGAAGTAAAAGTTGGCGATACCATTGTTTTAAAAGATAAACCTGTTGAAGGTATACAAGGCTTTGAGGAAGTAAAACCAATGGTTTTTGCTGGTATTTACCCTGTTGATACTGATGAGTTTGAAGAATTAAGAGAAGCAATGCACAAGTTGCAACTGAATGATGCTTCTTTGGTTTTCGAGCCAGAGTCTTCTGCGGCTTTAGGTTTTGGTTTCCGTTGTGGATTCTTAGGAATGCTGCATATGGAGATTATTCAAGAGCGTTTAGAGCGTGAGTTTGACATGACGGTTATTACAACTGTACCAAACGTTTCTTACATAGCGCACTCTACTAAAGGTGATCCTATTATTGTAAACAACCCATCAGAGTTGCCAGATCCATCTAAGCTAGAGTTTGTTGAGGAGCCTTATATCAAAGCAAATATCATTACCAAAGCAGAATTTGTTGGCCCGGTAATGTCTCTTTGTATTCAAAAAAGAGGTGTTATTGTTAATCAGCATTATTTAACTTCAGACCGTGTTGAGCTGATTTTTGAAATGCCAATGGGCGAAATTGTATTTGATTTTTATGATAGATTAAAAACAATTTCTAAAGGTTACGCTTCTTTTGATTATCACCAGATTGGCTATAAACAATCTGACTTAGTAAAGCTAGATATTATGCTTAACGGAGAGCATGTTGATGCTTTATCTTCATTAATCCACAGAAGCAATTCTTATGATTTTGGTAAAAAAATCTGCGAAAAATTAAGAGAGCTTATCCCAAGACAACAATTTGAAATTGCTATACAAGCATCTATAGGTGCTAAAATTATTGCTCGTGAAAACGTTAGAGCTTTAAGAAAAGACGTTACAGCAAAATGTTACGGTGGCGATATTTCTCGTAAACGTAAATTACTAGAAAAACAGAAAAAAGGTAAAAAACGTATGCGCCAAGTTGGTAACGTAGAAATCCCACAATCTGCATTTATGGCGGTTTTAAAATTAGATTAA
- a CDS encoding bifunctional 5,10-methylenetetrahydrofolate dehydrogenase/5,10-methenyltetrahydrofolate cyclohydrolase, producing MTLLDGKLVSEELKKQIAVEAAELLEKTGRKPHLVAVLVGNDGGSETYVASKMRNCEKVGFKSSLIRYDHTVTEEELLNKIKELNEDKEVDGFIVQLPLPKHINPDVITEAIDYRKDVDGFHPINLGRMQRNLPCFLPATPYGIMLMLEYYGIETAGKHCVVVGRSNIVGSPMSILMARNAKPGNCTVTLTHSRTQNLKDFTLKADILIAAIGKKNFITADMVKDGAVIIDVGMNRESSETTKSGFKLYGDVDFDEVALKSSYITPVPGGVGLMTIVSLLKNTLAAAKREIY from the coding sequence ATGACATTATTAGACGGAAAATTAGTTTCTGAAGAACTAAAAAAACAAATAGCTGTAGAAGCAGCAGAACTTTTAGAAAAAACTGGTCGTAAACCACATTTAGTAGCCGTTTTAGTTGGTAATGATGGTGGTAGCGAAACCTATGTAGCCAGCAAAATGCGTAACTGCGAAAAAGTAGGCTTTAAATCATCATTAATAAGATACGATCATACAGTAACAGAAGAAGAGTTACTGAATAAAATAAAAGAATTAAACGAAGACAAAGAAGTAGATGGCTTTATCGTTCAACTTCCTTTGCCTAAACACATCAATCCTGATGTAATTACAGAAGCTATTGATTACCGTAAAGATGTTGATGGTTTCCATCCTATTAACTTAGGTAGAATGCAACGTAATTTACCATGTTTTTTACCTGCAACGCCTTACGGTATTATGTTGATGCTAGAATATTATGGTATAGAAACCGCTGGCAAGCATTGCGTTGTTGTTGGTAGAAGTAATATTGTAGGTAGTCCAATGAGCATCTTAATGGCTAGAAACGCTAAGCCTGGAAATTGTACCGTTACCTTAACCCATAGCAGAACACAAAATCTTAAAGATTTTACTTTAAAAGCCGATATTTTAATTGCCGCAATTGGCAAGAAGAACTTTATTACAGCAGATATGGTTAAAGATGGTGCTGTAATTATTGATGTTGGCATGAACAGAGAAAGTTCTGAAACTACCAAATCAGGCTTTAAACTTTATGGTGATGTTGATTTTGATGAAGTTGCACTAAAAAGTTCTTATATAACACCGGTACCAGGTGGCGTTGGATTAATGACTATTGTAAGCTTATTAAAAAATACTTTAGCTGCTGCTAAAAGAGAGATTTATTAA
- a CDS encoding DUF6364 family protein gives MDTKITLSFDEEIIKKAKAYAAENNISLSRLIEFLLTKITTKEYKSLEDYPIADWVSAVAEGEAIYQTKKASRKKLKDDFFASRK, from the coding sequence ATGGATACAAAAATAACCCTCTCTTTTGATGAAGAAATCATCAAAAAAGCTAAAGCTTATGCTGCTGAAAACAACATCAGTTTATCAAGATTAATAGAGTTTTTATTAACAAAAATCACCACTAAAGAATATAAATCATTAGAAGATTATCCTATTGCAGATTGGGTTTCTGCTGTTGCAGAAGGTGAAGCTATTTATCAAACTAAAAAGGCTTCTAGAAAAAAACTTAAAGATGATTTTTTTGCATCAAGAAAATGA
- a CDS encoding type II toxin-antitoxin system VapC family toxin — protein sequence MNIFLDANILVSVLNKEYPLFTYSSRILSLANQPKYNLYTSPVCLAIAFYFTEKKSKSALAKQKIETLCEHILIADNTSAAVKNTLLNKKAHDFEDGLEYYAAIEKKCSCIITENKEDFYFAEIEVLSSKEFFNQYMLKN from the coding sequence ATGAATATATTTCTTGATGCCAATATTCTAGTTTCTGTATTGAATAAAGAATATCCTTTGTTTACCTATTCTTCAAGGATTTTAAGTTTAGCTAACCAGCCTAAATATAACCTTTACACCTCTCCTGTTTGCTTGGCCATAGCTTTCTATTTTACTGAGAAGAAGTCTAAATCGGCTTTAGCCAAACAAAAAATTGAAACTTTGTGTGAACATATTTTAATTGCAGATAATACTTCAGCAGCAGTAAAAAACACCCTTTTAAACAAAAAAGCTCATGATTTTGAAGATGGCTTAGAATATTATGCCGCTATAGAAAAAAAATGCTCATGCATCATCACAGAAAATAAAGAGGATTTCTATTTTGCAGAAATTGAAGTTTTATCTTCTAAAGAGTTTTTCAATCAATATATGCTCAAAAATTAA